TCTCACCGCTGCCCGCACGCACCGACAGGACCGGGCCGCATGTACGTCCCGTCCGGCCGCCGTCCTTGCACACAATCGTGCCCGGACGCACCGCAGTCACGGGAGCGCGCCCCGCAACACCCCGGACGGGGAAAAACGAGCGCCACAGCTCCACCAGTTTCGTGTCCACCCCGAGGACACCGGCGGTGAGGCTTCCACCACGCATGGCGTGCGCATCTTTGACGTGCGGGTCGAGCCGGAACCACCCGATGTCGTCGTTACGCTCGTTCAAACCGCTGCCCACATTGATGTAGCCGGAATCCGCCAGGTTCGACGCGATCGGAGTCTTCCGGTCCGACGCGAGCACCTTTGCCGCGCCCGGCATGCAGTGACCTGAGGTAATGCCGTACAGGGCGCCACCGCGGCGCGCGACAGAGTTCAACGTGCACTGACCCAGCGTGCCGTTGTGGCGCTTGATGTAGATGAGGTCGCCGCCGTATACGTCGTACGCAGCAGCAGGGGCCGCAGCCGCAAACGATGCGGTTAGAGATAAAACGGTAGCGGCGACGGCAGCGCTCAAGCGGCGCCTTGCCCGACGGAACATGGCAATCCTTCAGGTGAAACTACAAAAGACCTGCTCAGCCTAATACACGGCGCTGCTGGCGCGAGCACTAACCCAACTCCCCTTTACGGTTGGTACCAAACCGGTACTATTCGTTTATGGCTCTCAACTTACGGCTCACTCCCGAAGACGACCGGATGCTATCTGACCTTGCCGAGGAAAGTGGTACGTCGAAGCAACAAACTCTCCTTCGGCTTATCCACCAAGAGTGGGATCGAGAAGCTGCTCGGCGTTTTGCCCACACTGAGCTTGACCGGATTTATTCGGAACGGACAGCACTCATGAACCGGCTTAAAGACGCATGACGGATCCCCGGTCAGTCTTCCGACTCGAGATCCTTGCCGAGTGGTTAACACATCAGGGGTTCCATGTGAAAGACATGGGTCTCCTTGCGTCCGCGATCGAACGGCCTTGGCTTCAATTCAACGGCCGCGACCTATATCCAGACATGTGGAGGAAGGCGGCTGCCCTTCTGGACAGTATCGAGTCAAGCCATCCTCTTCACGACGGAAACAAACGTGTCGGTGTTCTGCTGACTCTGCTTTTTCTCCGATCATACGGCGTGCCTGACACGGCGATCGACGACGATGACTTGTTTGAGCTTGTCTGCGACGTAGCGTCAAAGCACTTGGAAGTTTCCGAAATCGCCTCTCGCTTACAACGCATAACCGAGCACTAACCCAACTCCCCCTCCGCCCACTCGGCCATGAACTCCGCGATGCCGTGCGGGTCAGAAAGAAAGTCGCGCATCGCCCGGTACGCCAGGGTGTCCTCCACCGCGAGACCACGCTCCACACCGTCAGCGGCAACTTCCACGATTTCCGCACCCGGAATCCCCAGCAGGATGGGCGAGTGCGTGACGACGACCACCTGTGCCCCCTGCTCCCCCAACGCATGCAACTGCGCCAGCAGCGCCATTTGAGCGACGGCGGACAGCCCGGACTCGGGCTCGTCGAGAAGATAAAGCGCATTCGGGATGAGCCGCGACGTCAATTCCAGCACCGACTCGCCGTGGGAGCGCCCGCCGAACTCGGTCACCCGGGTGTGCGTCTCCCCGCGCAGGAAGTACCCAGCTTTCGCCCGCGGACCCGTGACCAGCGACAGCGCACCGTACAGCGGGTCATGCGCGCCAGCTTTGTCGACTCCCCACGTGCCGCCTTCGGTGGTAAAGCCCCAGGCCCGCGCCATGCCCTCGAGCAGCGTCGATTTGCCCACACCGTTGTCGCCAGTGATCAACGTGATCGGGTGCGTCAGGGCAAACCCGAACTCGGCAACGTGGCTGATGGCGGGGGTCTCCACCGCCCAGTCCGGTGCAGCGGAAGCGTCGACGTCGACGCGCTCGATGAACATCATGGCTCCACCAGATAGCGCGCGGTCGCGGCTGGGTCGTTGATGAATTCTTGGGTGGCGGTGACGGCTTCGCAGTCGTCGTAAAGCACAGGCTCGAGCTCGGGAACGCGCAGGATGCGGGCCTCTGGGATGGCGAGGAGGACGGGCGAGTGCGTAGCGACGACCACCTGTGCCCCGCGACGCACCAGCACCGTGAGTACGCCCAGCAGTTCGAGTTGGGAAAACACCGACAGGCCGTCTTCGGGCTCGTCGAGGATGATCAACGACTCGGGCCCGAAGCGCTCGCGTGCCATCTGCATGATGCCTTGGCCGTGGCTGCGGCGGGTGAGCCCCACCAGCGGGTCCTCTGGGCCGAGGCTTTCGTGGTATTCGGCGAGGTCGAGGTACGTCTCCCCGCGCAGGAAGTACACGTCGCGCGGGTTTTCGCGGCGGGTTAGCGTGAGCGAGCGGTGCAGGTCGGAGTGATCGGCGGCGGTGAATTGTGCGTAGCGGGAGCCGCCGGCGGGGTTCGCTCCCATGGCGGCCGCGATGGCCTCGATAAGTGTGGATTTCCCGGAGCCGTTATCGCCCGTCAGGATCGTCACCGGCGCGAGCTCGAGCGGTGCCTGTGTCAGGCGGCGCACCACCGGCAGATCGCGCGCATAGCCCAACACAGGCTGGGTGATCCTGACGCGGGTGAGGTACATGGTCGTTACCGCCAATCCTCAATCTCGAGGTCAGGAACTCGGGAAAACTCCTTCACATTAGCTGTAACCAAGGTGAGATCGTGGCAAATGGACTGCGCTGCTATCCACAGATCATTCGCGCCAATAATTTGTCCGCGATCAAGCAAGTGTGCCCGCAGCCGCCCGTAAATGGTCGCGCAACCGCTATCCACCCCAACTACCGGGCGAGAGCGAAGGAGAATGTTGTACGTCTCACGCGCGTATTGCGCTCTGCTCGACCGCTGGATACCGGCCTCGATCTCTCCCAACACAATGGTTGACAGGTAGAGGCCGCTGCTCTGACATTGTTGGGCACGCTCGATGACATTTGGCTCGTCGCCACGCTCAAGATCGATCCATACGTTCGTGTCCAGAAGAAAGGCCATGCTCGTTCGTACCTCTAGGATCGGGATGGGCGCTCGAGATCTGGAACGTCTTCGATTGGTAGATCTTCAGTTTCTTCGATCAGACCAGGTTCGAGACCGTGTCTTTTTTGGTATTCCCGGAGCCTCGCGATGACATTCCCGAAATCCTCCTCCTCTGGCCTGAGCAAGAGGCCTTCTGGCACTTCTTCGATCGATACCGACGACGTTGCTAAGCGCAGAGCTGCCGGAATTCGGACGGCTTGACTATTGCCCGACTTAAAAACCGTCGTCCGGATGGGCCCTTTTCGTACCGACCGTGTCATCGTGCACCGCCTTTCAATGAATGTATATCCGCAACAATATACATCTATGGCACGCCCAACAAGCCCTACCGCAGCCCGGCGGGCAGTGGTGTCGCCGCGTCCACCGCAACGAACATGCCGTACGCAGCGCCCGAGACGATGCCGACGATGTTCGCGCTGCCGTCCGGGTTCACGGTGTAGACCGGTGACCCGGAGTCACCCTGAAGAGACAGGATCAGTACCGCGATTTCGCCTGTGCGCGGGTTCACATTGAGCACCGGGCCGCAGGTGCGCGACGTGCGCGCCCCGTCCTTGCACACGATCTGCCCCGTGCGCACGGCGGTCACCGGCTGGCGGCCCGCGATCCGGCGGTTCGGGTTGATGAACTGCGCGAACCCGCTCAAACCCTGGATCGCGCCGATAAACGGTAGATCGATAAACCCGCCACGCATCGCACGCGGGTCGGTCACATGACCGGCCATCGGGAACCACGCGACGTCCTTCAACGCACCGCCGAGCGTGTTATCGCCCTCCAACAGGAATCCGGAGTCGCGCAGGTCCCCAGAAATCGGCGTGCGGGCGTCGGCTGCGAGCACGCGAACCGGCCGCGCACCCCCAATCGGTGCAAGACAGTGCCCGGCGGTCACCCCGTACATCGCACCACCCCGGTATGCGATGGAATTTAGCGTGCAGCCATATTTCACCCCGTCGCTGTACTCGATGCGGATGCTGTCGCCCGCGTACATCGGCAGGGCGTTCGCCGGCGTGGCCGCCATCCCGAGCACGCCAGCTAGCGTGACGACGACTGACACAATCGCATTGCGCACCCCGCGCGCCCGGGAAGAAGTCATGACAAGCATCCTAAACCGGCCTCGCACGGATACAGAAAAAGCGTGGACCCCACTCCTCACAAGTGGGGTCCACGCTTAAATGCTGTTGTCGTTGGACTGCTTGCTTACCGGCAGGCAGTCGTCGTCAAGCGAGTACTTACGCGCTTACGACCTCGAAGTTCACCTTGCCCTCCACGTCGTCGTGGAGGTTCACCTTGACCTGGTAGCCACCGGTCTTGGTCACGAGCCCCTTGGGCACGTTGATGCGGCGCTTGTCCAGGTTCGGGCCGCCGGCAGCCTTGACTGCCTCGGCGATGTCGGCTGCCTTGACGGAGCCGAAGAGCTTGCCGTTGTTCGCGGTGCGAACAGCGACCTTGACGCCCTTGAGCTGGTCGAGCTGGTCGCGCAGCTCCTTGGCGTGGTCCAGGTCGCGGACCTGGCGCTCAGCCTGAGCACGCTTAATGTCTTCGATCTGCTTCTCTGCGCCGCGGGTAGCCGGGATAGCCAGGCCGCGCGGGAGCAGGAAGTTGCGTCCGTAACCGTCCTTGACCTCGACGACCTCGCCAGGTTCGCCAAGCTTCTCGACGGCAGCGGTGAGGATCAGCTTCATAATCCTAACCTTCCTTATGGTGAAAAATGCTTGATGTGTGGTTGTCGTTTAGAACGGTGGCTCATCGCCCGCGCCGCCGAAGCCGCCGGCCTCGGGAGCGGAACCCCACGGATCATGCGGAGGCTGCTGGGACTGGTTCTGCTGGCCGCCCTGGTTGCTGTTGAAGCCCCCCTGGCTGCCCTGGCCCTGGTTCTGGCCGCCGAAGCCGCCAGCCTGGTTGCCGCCGAACCCGCCCTGGTTCTGGTTCTGACCGCCGAAGCCGCCACCCTGGTTGCCCTGGCCACCGCCGTAGCCGCCCTGCCCGCCCTCACGCGGGTTGCGGTTCACGGAGGCGCTGGCGTACTTCAACGACGGGCCGACCTCGTCGACCTCGACCTCGAACACCGTGCGGTTTTCGCCTTCTTTGGTCTGGTAGGAACGCTGCTTGAGCCGACCGTTGACCACGACGCGCATGCCCTTCGTCAGGGATTCTGCGACGTTCTCGGCCATCTGGCGCCAACAGTTGCAGGTCAAAAACAGTGCTTCGCCGTCCTCGAACTGGTTCGTCTCACGGTTGTACACGCGAGGGGTCGACGCGATGCGGAAGTTCGCGACCGCGGCGCCACTCGGGATGAAACGAAGTTCCGGGTCCGCAACCAGGTTGCCGACAACGGTGATCGGGGTATCGCCTTGAGCCATCTGTTTGAACCTTCCTACCTGCTGATCGTGTGGATTCTGAGCCTACCGGTTCTTACTTGTCGGTACGCAGAACCTTGGTACGCAGAACGTTCTCGTTCAGGTTCAGCACGCGGTCGAGCTCCTTGACCGTGTCAGCCTCGCAGTCGAGGTTGATAACGGCGTAGATGCCCTCTTCCTTCTTGTTGATCGGGTAAGCAAGACGCTTCTTGCCCCACACATCAACGTTTTCCACCTTGCCGTTGTCCTTGCGGACGGTCTCGAGGAACTTATCCAGGGACGGGGCAACGGTGCGCTCATCCTGCTGCGGATCGAGGATGATCATTACTTCGTAGTGACGCACGGACCTCATCACCTCCTATGGTCTTGGTTCTATCGGCCATCACCCTTGTGGTCATGGCAGGAGGGTCGTTGCGTCAAGCAACCTGCCCAGACTACCCCACCTGGGCGGTTGCGCGAAATCTAGCGACCGGCGTCGCGGACCAGACCGGCCGGGTCGATATCGATTTCAACCTCGCCGTGCTCGATCTCGAAGTAGCCGTCGTCTTCCCACTCCACGCTCGCGTTGCCCTCGTGCGCGGCCGCGAGCGCCGCTTCGACGTCGGCCTCGGAGACGTTCTCGTCGCGCATCTCCGCACGGGCCTCGTCGGTATAACCGGTCACGGCTTCGGGCAGCTCGCCGTTCGCGGCCGGCTGCGCGGGTGCGCCAGCACGGTCGTCGGCGTCATCGTCCCGGTCGTCCCGGTCGGCGTCGTCGTCACGCCCCTCGCTGACCGTCTCCACGGAGGCGACGGTTTCGGTCACGGGCTCCGCTGACGTGGCGGAGTCGTCGGATTCGGCGCACGCGGAAAGCGCGAGGCCGGCCGTTGCGGCGACGGTCAGGGCAAACACACGTTTCGTAGACATGTGGCCACCGTAACGAAAGTTCTTAGGTCGGGTTGGGCACAGCCCCGAACAGCGCCAGCGAGACCGGGATAATCGTCATGAATAAAAACGCCACGACGCCGAAAATGATCGCGGGTTTCTTGCGCCCCTTCGTGGTCATGTAAAACGACGTGGCAAACAGGCAAAACGCCACCAAGATGGAGGCGATGCCTAACATCACGGTGGCGTTCATGACTAACTGGTCACTACTGTCGACCCGGCGCCAGCGGTCTCGGTCGAAGCGTGCTCAACTTCGCGGGTGGTGGTGTCGTCGTCAAGCAACGGCTCCTTCCACTCGTACGGCAGCGACATGAGCGGATCGTGGCCGTTGTGCGCTTCGCGGACCTTGTCCGGGCGTTTGCCGAGGATCTGCTTGACGACGAGCACCATGATCGCCACGATGAACGCGTCGCGCGAGATGATGACAATGTCGAGGAACCAGCCCGGCACGCCGAGGTTGTCCTCACCCATCATGTGCCACATCAGCACTGGCCAGACCGCCATGTCGACGACCATCCAGGACAGCAGGAGACGCCAGTGCGGCAGCGCCAGCACTGCCGGGACGATGAACCAGATCGAGTACTGCGGGCTCCACACCTTGTTAAACAGCAGGAAGCAGCCGACGATGAGCACGACCAGCTCCGCGATGCGCGGGGTCTGCGGCGCACGCAGGCCGAGGATGAGGATGCACAGGCAGCCGAGCAAAAACAGGATGAGGGTGACGGCGTTGAGGATCACCGGGGCGCCCTCGCCGGAATCGAAGCCGGTCCAGCCGAACTCGCGGGAGATCACCGCGTAGATGGTGGTCCACTCCCAGCTGCGGTCCGTGTTGAGGCGGTTGAACTCGCCCCACGCGTCCGGGTTGCGCAAGTACACCGGCGCGTTGACCGCGACCCACGCGACGGCGGTGGCGACGAGCATCTTGAAAAACGGCACGAGGTCGCGCTTGCGGATGGCCACGGTGAGGTAGGCGCCGAGCAGGAACAGCGGCCAGAGCTTGAACGCGGTGCCCAAGCCGATCAGAGCGCCGGCGAGCCACCACTTACGGTTGCGGGCGGCGAGCATCGCGGCGACGGCGAAGAAGATCGAGGGGATGTCCCAGTTGGTGAACGCGTGGACGATCAGTAGCGGCGAGCCCGCCACCAGCAAGGTGTCCCAGATACGGTTGCCCGCCAGTTCCGCCACCATGCGGATGGTGATGACCCAGATGATCGACATCAGCAGCGCGGTGATGTAGAAGTACCAGCCCGAATCGGGCAGGAAGCTATCGACGAGCCCGTACGTGCCGCGCGAGATCCACGCCGAGAGCTGCTGGAACAGACCGGCAAGCACCGGGTATTCCATGTAGCGGGTCAGGCCGTCCTCCACCCACGAGTAGTCGTAGACGAAACCGGGCTGGTCGAGCCCGCGGGCGCCGTAGAGCGGGATGATGTCGTTGTAACAGGCCGCGGTGTACTGGCGGTTGCCGTCCCAGTTGAGCTGGATGATGCCGTTGTCGTCGGCTTTGCCGCCGGCGCAGTGCGACTTCTGCAGCACGCCGAAGGACAAAAAGATGTAGGCCACCGCGATGATGGTGCGCAGCGGGGTCCAGAACCGGGCACGGCCGATTTGGGCGAAGCGCCCCATCGGCCCGCCGAGGTAGTTCACCCAGCCGCGGGCGGCCGGCTCGGTCAGACCCGGCTGGACGCGGTCGGCCGGATCCGGCCACGTAATCGTTGGTTGCTCGGTGTTAGCCATGCTCTACTGGAATGCTTCCTGGACTTGTCCGATGACGTCGTTGACTGTGTCGCGCAGATCCGGCGCGGGGGCCGGTGCCGGTGCCGGTGCCGGTGCCGGGGCTGGCGCCGGTGCGGGGGCGGGGGCCGGGGCGGGTGCCGGTGCGGGGGCCGGCGGCTGTTCCCCGGACGGCTCGCCCAGCGTCTCCGCCGCGGGGGCGGCCGGCGCTGGCTGGTAGTACCCGGTGCCGCCGCCCCACTGGTTGGTCGGCGCCGAGTAGTAGCC
Above is a genomic segment from Corynebacterium lujinxingii containing:
- a CDS encoding chymotrypsin family serine protease encodes the protein MFRRARRRLSAAVAATVLSLTASFAAAAPAAAYDVYGGDLIYIKRHNGTLGQCTLNSVARRGGALYGITSGHCMPGAAKVLASDRKTPIASNLADSGYINVGSGLNERNDDIGWFRLDPHVKDAHAMRGGSLTAGVLGVDTKLVELWRSFFPVRGVAGRAPVTAVRPGTIVCKDGGRTGRTCGPVLSVRAGSGEIIAVLPSATGDSGAPVYMTGPGGKAVIVGVLSGAGWGRTLADAVQPLPAGLH
- a CDS encoding type II toxin-antitoxin system death-on-curing family toxin, translated to MTDPRSVFRLEILAEWLTHQGFHVKDMGLLASAIERPWLQFNGRDLYPDMWRKAAALLDSIESSHPLHDGNKRVGVLLTLLFLRSYGVPDTAIDDDDLFELVCDVASKHLEVSEIASRLQRITEH
- a CDS encoding AAA family ATPase, which codes for MMFIERVDVDASAAPDWAVETPAISHVAEFGFALTHPITLITGDNGVGKSTLLEGMARAWGFTTEGGTWGVDKAGAHDPLYGALSLVTGPRAKAGYFLRGETHTRVTEFGGRSHGESVLELTSRLIPNALYLLDEPESGLSAVAQMALLAQLHALGEQGAQVVVVTHSPILLGIPGAEIVEVAADGVERGLAVEDTLAYRAMRDFLSDPHGIAEFMAEWAEGELG
- a CDS encoding AAA family ATPase, encoding MYLTRVRITQPVLGYARDLPVVRRLTQAPLELAPVTILTGDNGSGKSTLIEAIAAAMGANPAGGSRYAQFTAADHSDLHRSLTLTRRENPRDVYFLRGETYLDLAEYHESLGPEDPLVGLTRRSHGQGIMQMARERFGPESLIILDEPEDGLSVFSQLELLGVLTVLVRRGAQVVVATHSPVLLAIPEARILRVPELEPVLYDDCEAVTATQEFINDPAATARYLVEP
- a CDS encoding type II toxin-antitoxin system VapC family toxin, with amino-acid sequence MAFLLDTNVWIDLERGDEPNVIERAQQCQSSGLYLSTIVLGEIEAGIQRSSRAQYARETYNILLRSRPVVGVDSGCATIYGRLRAHLLDRGQIIGANDLWIAAQSICHDLTLVTANVKEFSRVPDLEIEDWR
- a CDS encoding antitoxin — encoded protein: MTRSVRKGPIRTTVFKSGNSQAVRIPAALRLATSSVSIEEVPEGLLLRPEEEDFGNVIARLREYQKRHGLEPGLIEETEDLPIEDVPDLERPSRS
- a CDS encoding chymotrypsin family serine protease, whose protein sequence is MTSSRARGVRNAIVSVVVTLAGVLGMAATPANALPMYAGDSIRIEYSDGVKYGCTLNSIAYRGGAMYGVTAGHCLAPIGGARPVRVLAADARTPISGDLRDSGFLLEGDNTLGGALKDVAWFPMAGHVTDPRAMRGGFIDLPFIGAIQGLSGFAQFINPNRRIAGRQPVTAVRTGQIVCKDGARTSRTCGPVLNVNPRTGEIAVLILSLQGDSGSPVYTVNPDGSANIVGIVSGAAYGMFVAVDAATPLPAGLR
- the rplI gene encoding 50S ribosomal protein L9, yielding MKLILTAAVEKLGEPGEVVEVKDGYGRNFLLPRGLAIPATRGAEKQIEDIKRAQAERQVRDLDHAKELRDQLDQLKGVKVAVRTANNGKLFGSVKAADIAEAVKAAGGPNLDKRRINVPKGLVTKTGGYQVKVNLHDDVEGKVNFEVVSA
- a CDS encoding single-stranded DNA-binding protein, translating into MAQGDTPITVVGNLVADPELRFIPSGAAVANFRIASTPRVYNRETNQFEDGEALFLTCNCWRQMAENVAESLTKGMRVVVNGRLKQRSYQTKEGENRTVFEVEVDEVGPSLKYASASVNRNPREGGQGGYGGGQGNQGGGFGGQNQNQGGFGGNQAGGFGGQNQGQGSQGGFNSNQGGQQNQSQQPPHDPWGSAPEAGGFGGAGDEPPF
- the rpsF gene encoding 30S ribosomal protein S6; translation: MRSVRHYEVMIILDPQQDERTVAPSLDKFLETVRKDNGKVENVDVWGKKRLAYPINKKEEGIYAVINLDCEADTVKELDRVLNLNENVLRTKVLRTDK
- a CDS encoding glycosyltransferase family 87 protein; the encoded protein is MANTEQPTITWPDPADRVQPGLTEPAARGWVNYLGGPMGRFAQIGRARFWTPLRTIIAVAYIFLSFGVLQKSHCAGGKADDNGIIQLNWDGNRQYTAACYNDIIPLYGARGLDQPGFVYDYSWVEDGLTRYMEYPVLAGLFQQLSAWISRGTYGLVDSFLPDSGWYFYITALLMSIIWVITIRMVAELAGNRIWDTLLVAGSPLLIVHAFTNWDIPSIFFAVAAMLAARNRKWWLAGALIGLGTAFKLWPLFLLGAYLTVAIRKRDLVPFFKMLVATAVAWVAVNAPVYLRNPDAWGEFNRLNTDRSWEWTTIYAVISREFGWTGFDSGEGAPVILNAVTLILFLLGCLCILILGLRAPQTPRIAELVVLIVGCFLLFNKVWSPQYSIWFIVPAVLALPHWRLLLSWMVVDMAVWPVLMWHMMGEDNLGVPGWFLDIVIISRDAFIVAIMVLVVKQILGKRPDKVREAHNGHDPLMSLPYEWKEPLLDDDTTTREVEHASTETAGAGSTVVTS